In Mytilus edulis chromosome 6, xbMytEdul2.2, whole genome shotgun sequence, the following proteins share a genomic window:
- the LOC139527848 gene encoding protein turtle homolog B-like, with product MKPDISNRLNVSSNCTLRIINFKKEDVGKYKCSHPSETINGMTSHITNIQIENITLVTNSSQTFSQKDKHRILKCEVSGMPNVYKFNKWRQIVNGHPIRSLVGRNDGTLTLPYINTSDIQYDDSGIYICNVTYNNRNENGQLWQTGTVNVTIRDKPVLVKPLKQVYIGHNISTPSVALYLLSSSELSASTLNEGGGRVQTPKCAATAVNTQFHGVPVNVSGYICNVSLTETKKTNFQNYSVTVSNECCNNTFHFSIRSAREPVQPKVFMYDSSTTDIHGVLEPGSDGGLQQEFIIEYRKQQNKDWKWLIVENIGTSRVSFHIPSLDHSTAYEFRIRARNSIGNSSSTDTLTVRTKGERKSLWGGYTIVIVVTTVLTVCSIIICWRRRKASKNVFHRSQIVEQSNQGGAIENSLYQSASDLTEPSTASGIVKTDNRSIDRKKTNVDRQIVGYNIVEKEDNLIPFVCKEFNKRGEQNMNYDSSTLNYVEVVFDPAEAKSTFQIHGAENRTPYADIDFSLTADPLTSSDEESLPSHEDNTDFVSLEDVQQWNIHES from the exons ATGAAACCAGATATATCTAACAGACTAAACGTCAGTTCAAACTGCACACTCCGAATAATCaactttaaaaaagaagatgtgggaaAGTACAAATGCTCCCATCCTAGTGAAACAATCAATGGAATGACGAGccatattacaaatattcaaattgaAA ACATCACGCTTGTTACAAACAGTAGTCAGACTTTTTCTCAAAAAGACAAACATCGAATTCTAAAATGTGAGGTTTCCGGAATGCCAAACGTATACAAATTCAACAAATGGCGACAAATTGTAAATGGACATCCAATTAGATCCCTTGTCGGCAGGAACGATGGAACCCTTACCTTACCATACATAAATACAAGTGATATTCAATATGACGACAGTGGAATATACATATGTAATGTTACTTATAACAATCGAAATGAGAATGGACAACTATGGCAGACTGGAACAGTTAATGTGACCATCAGAG ATAAACCAGTGTTAGTTAAACCACTTAAACAAGTATATATTGGACATAACATCTCAACACCCAGTGTTGCTCTGTACCTGCTGAGCTCATCAGAATTATCAGCCTCAACCCTAAATGAAGGAGGAGGACGTGTTCAAACACCAAAATGTGCTGCTACGGCTGTGAATACACAATTTCATGGTGTTCCTGTTAATGTGTCTGGCTATATTTGCAATGTTTCTCTCACAGAAACAAAGAAAACGAACTTTCAAAACTATTCCGTTACAGTATCCAATGAATGTTGTAATAATACTTTCCATTTCTCGATCCGATCTGCAA GGGAACCAGTCCAACCCAAGGTATTTATGTATGATTCAAGTACAACTGATATACACGGGGTATTGGAACCAGGATCAGATGGTGGTTTGCAACAAGAATTTATCATTGAATACCGGAAGCAACAAAATAAAGATTGGAAATGGCTTATAGTTGAAAATATTGGGACATCAAGAGTGAGTTTTCATATTCCATCATTAGATCATAGCACGGCATATGAATTCAGGATTCGTGCTAGAAATTCAATAGGAAACAGCTCCTCAACTGATACACTCACAGTCAGGACTAAAG gcGAGAGGAAAAGTTTGTGGGGAGGGTACACAATAGTTATAGTAGTGACAACTGTTTTAACAGTTTGTTCAATAATTATCTGTTGGCGACGTAGAAAAG cttccaaaaatgtatttcatag atcgcAAATAGTTGAACAATCTAATCAAG gtGGTGCTATCGAGAATAGTCTATATCAGTCTGCAAGTGATTTAACGGAACCATCAACTGCTTCAGGCATTGTGAAGACAGATAATCGTTCTATTGATAGAAAAAAGACCAATGTGGACAGACAAATAGTTGGTTATAATATTGTTGAAAAAGAAGATAATTTGATACCGTTTG TGTGTAAAGAGTTCAATAAAAGAGGAGAGCAGAATATGAATTAt GATTCATCGACTCTAAATTACGTTGAAGTTGTCTTCGACCCTGCTGAAGCTAAAAGTACATTTCAGATACATGGAGCTGAGAACAGAACACCGTATGCTGATATAGATTTTTCTTTAACAGCAGATCCTTTGACTTCTTCTGATGAAGAGTCTTTGCCCTCTCATGAGGACAATACGGACTTTGTGTCTTTGGAGGACGTACAGCAGTGGAATATTCATGAGAGTTGA